From Synergistaceae bacterium:
CGGCACTCATTAACTTCCCGTTTGATTCATCTTTTGCGATGTACTGTAAAAGTTCAAAGCGTTCAATGGGCGCTGTTCCCACTTTGCCAACGACAATTTGTCCGGCAATATTTGCAAGTTTAAGGGAGTCCTCTATATCCAATCCTGAGGCAATAGATGCAGAAAGCACTGCGATAACCGTATCTCCAGCTCCGGAAACGTCAAAAACTTCCACCTTGTGTGCTGGGATATGAAGAGTTTTTTCGGGTGAGATAAGAGATGCACCTTTTTCGGAGCGTGTTATTATTAAATTTTGTATTTTGAGAAGCTCTTTTAACTCTCTTCCTATATTCGCTACTGAATCATCTTCATTTACAACTTGTTTTCCGGAAGCAGATGACAATTCGGATAGGTTAGGGGTTACTGCAAAAGCACCTTTGTAACGATTCCAATCTGCCCCTTTCGGATCTACTAGAACCGGTGTTCCATATTTCTCACACAATTTTATTATGTCATTTGCCAGAGTTTCAAGAAACATGCCCTTCCCGTAATCGGATAAAATAACGGCACCGACACCTTCTTTTAGTTTAATCTCTATGTTTTTTAGATAGGCTTGCTGCTCTGCTGAAAGAGGTGTAATTATCTCTTCATAATCAAGGCGCATCATCTGCTGTCTTCCATTTCCAAGAAGTCTTGTTTTTACTGAAGATGTGCCTCGGTAGATAAGATTTGCTTCTTTCACACCCTCTTTTTCCAGCATCTCCTCAATATGTTTTGCTTCGGAGTCATCCCCAACTCGGCCAACCAAATAAGTATTAACTCCCAGCCTTCTTAAGTTAGTGACGACACTGCCAGCCCCTCCAAGTGTCGAAAATTCTGACTGTATATGGAAAACGGGGACGGGCGCTTCCGGGGATATGCGCTGCACTTTGCCTGAGATGTATCTGTCAAGCATTATGTCGCCCACAACGAGGACTGAAACATCTTTAAAACTCCCCATGCAGAGTTCTTTTATTTTACTTAATGATTTTGGTGAAAAGACGGTTGAATGTCTCATTTATTCTCTCCACTTTCTGCCGTTATTAATTTTGCGGCTTGGTAGATGTCATCCGCTACTATATCAGGCATTTTTAGATCCTTCGGATAATTTGAGATAACCTCTTTGCCGTATCCTGTTTTTACAAGAGCTGATTTTATCTTTGCATTTATTGCCATTTCCATATCAGATATATTATCACCTATTACCCAACTATCTGCCAGATTAATTGGAAAGTCAGCCATAGCATTCATTATCATCCCCGTTTTAGGTTTTCGACAGTCGCATATTTCTTTTTCTGGCTCTTTTGGGTAATCGGGGTGATGGGGGCAATAATAAAAGGAGTCTATTTTTACTCCCTGTTCTGAAAATAAATCTGCTATTTTGGCATTGGCTTCTCTTACAAAATCTTCCGTAAAATAACCTCTTGCAACACCACTTTGATTTGTTGTCACTATAAGTAAATAACCGGCTTTTTTAAAAATTTTAAGGGCTTCTACAGCAGTGGGAATCAGCACGATGTCTTTGAAAGAGCGGAGATAATCTTTAAGTTCAATTATCGTTCCGTCTCTATCTAAAAAAATCGCTGCTTTCTCCTTGCCTTGTGCTCTGCCCATAAAATTGCCCCTATCTGTTTAGTGTCTTTTACGGTCTAGATAAAGTGCCGTTTGTTTCTTGTTTAATACAGAAACTTTTCTGCAAGAAAATCAAATGCTCTTCTTACTTTATCTGATGATATTTCTGCAAGAACAGACTGACAACGTTTTTTCGCATAAAAGGTTTGAAGCGGTTCATTTCTGCTCACAACACAGGCAAACCATGGCATTGCATAACCAACTTCCGCCGGTTGGATATAGTCAAAGATCCCCAAGGTTGGAATACCGCTCAGCGATGCCATGTGAAGAGGACCGGTATCGTTGCCTATAGCCATGTCACACTCTCTGACAACAGCAGCCATCTTTAGAAAATCTAGCCTATTTACCAAATTAAGTATAGAGTCGCTGCCTATTTCATCTATTATTGCTTCAGCAAAGAGACGCTCCTCTTCCCCGTGGCCGTTTAAAACAATTTGCCAACCGTCTGAGATTAATGGCGGTAAAAATTCAATCCATTTCTCATGAGGCCACCTTTTGGAGACGATTCCAGCACCTATTGCAGCAAAGAGTTTTTTCTTCCCTTCATATGGAAGGAAGAGATCTTTTGCGAAAGCAATACTTTCTTCTGTCGCAAAAATAGATGGCTTTTCTCTGTTGTATAGATCTATCCCATTTAACTCTGCCCATGAATAAATGTTTTGAGTTTGGAAGAATGGGAAAGAAACACTGTCTCCCAATCTGTTTTTCACTCCAGCTAATATATTTAAGAATGTCATATGAGAACCTTTATATGTCGAAGCAACAAATTTAAACTGGTTGTTCCTAATTTTTTTGGCTGTTTTTATTAAGGTCTTCCAAGGCTTTTTCTGTCCTATTAACACTTCATCAATATATGGCTGCGATTCTACAATTTTCATATATGGCTCGGTTGTAAGAAAAGAAATTTTTATTTCGGGGAACTTCTCTTTTATCAGAAATACGGCTGAAAGTGCCTGAAGAACATCTCCCAAAGCACTGAAGCGAACCCAAAGGAACTTGTCTTCGGCTTTTGGAATGCCTTTCTTTTTATTTTTTAACATAAATACGCTCCTCTATCCGAGATTTATAGGTAGCACTGTTTCGATTTTGAAGCATTTCATTTATAAGCTCTATATACTTAGAAAGAATAAGTTTCGGCTCCCAGTTTGAAGCTCTATCTTTGAGAACGTCTGAAGATATCGGATTTATAATCGCATCTTCCACTGCAGCAGCAAGAGCTTCATGGTCTCCAACCGGGACAAGCTGTCCATACTCACCAAATCCAAGCAGTTCTGCCGGGCCGCCGCAATCAGTGCTGACTACATTCAGTCCCGCCATGAGAGCTTCACCTACAGCAAGGGAACTTGCCTCATGTTTGGAAGAGCACACATAAACCTTTGAATATTTCATAAAATTATAGGGATTCAGAAACCCCGGCATATCAACATAATCTTGTATTTGCAGCTCTTTAACAAGCCCTTCAATTAAAACCCTTTTACCTCCACGACCCAGAATTATCAGCCTTGTTTGCGGTCTTTTCTTGTGAAGGAGAGCGAAAGCTTTTACAAGTGTGGGATAGTCTTTCACTCCGAAGAAGCTGCCGACGGAAAGTACCACCTCAAGCGAACAGTCTTCAAACCAGTGATGAAGCCCTTCTTGCAAATCCTCTCTAAACATTATAGGGTTATGAATGTAGTGTGCTTTATCTGCAGAAATTAACCCCAGCTTAATTGCATCTTTTCTCACATAATCTGATACGGCAACATATAGATCCGCTTTTTTATATAATAATTTTGCCATTGATAAGTGATAAATGCGACGATGAATATGCCTATCCGCTATAAATTCAGAAAAAATATTGTGTTCTGTTATTACGATGGGAATATTTGTCTTGGCTATTTTATTTGCCAAGACTGTGATGTTGTTTATTTTTGAAGAAGATGTTAATAAAACATCAAACTCATCTGTTTTCTTTATCCTTTTTAGCCACTTCCTAAGACCTGAGAATGGGTTTAGTGCAGCCATAAGGGTAGGCTCATCGTTCAATGCAACTATTCCTGTGTTTTTGGGAATATCCGACAGTAGAGGCCCTTCTTCCTTAAACAGTACAAAAGTGACAATGTGCCCCATATCTATTAGAGTGTTAAGAAGGGTAAGTGCTACGCGCTCAGCGCCACCACTATGCATGTTGTTAATTATTATTGCAATTCTCATTTTACCCCTCCTTATAGTATGATTATAGAACAATTTTATTAAAGGTGTGGAATTTTACAGTTTTATATTAGAATAAATCATCATCTACTTAATTATAATAAATAATAAGGTGCAAAATAACAAAATAATT
This genomic window contains:
- a CDS encoding glycosyltransferase, yielding MRIAIIINNMHSGGAERVALTLLNTLIDMGHIVTFVLFKEEGPLLSDIPKNTGIVALNDEPTLMAALNPFSGLRKWLKRIKKTDEFDVLLTSSSKINNITVLANKIAKTNIPIVITEHNIFSEFIADRHIHRRIYHLSMAKLLYKKADLYVAVSDYVRKDAIKLGLISADKAHYIHNPIMFREDLQEGLHHWFEDCSLEVVLSVGSFFGVKDYPTLVKAFALLHKKRPQTRLIILGRGGKRVLIEGLVKELQIQDYVDMPGFLNPYNFMKYSKVYVCSSKHEASSLAVGEALMAGLNVVSTDCGGPAELLGFGEYGQLVPVGDHEALAAAVEDAIINPISSDVLKDRASNWEPKLILSKYIELINEMLQNRNSATYKSRIEERIYVKK
- a CDS encoding bifunctional heptose 7-phosphate kinase/heptose 1-phosphate adenyltransferase, with the translated sequence MRHSTVFSPKSLSKIKELCMGSFKDVSVLVVGDIMLDRYISGKVQRISPEAPVPVFHIQSEFSTLGGAGSVVTNLRRLGVNTYLVGRVGDDSEAKHIEEMLEKEGVKEANLIYRGTSSVKTRLLGNGRQQMMRLDYEEIITPLSAEQQAYLKNIEIKLKEGVGAVILSDYGKGMFLETLANDIIKLCEKYGTPVLVDPKGADWNRYKGAFAVTPNLSELSSASGKQVVNEDDSVANIGRELKELLKIQNLIITRSEKGASLISPEKTLHIPAHKVEVFDVSGAGDTVIAVLSASIASGLDIEDSLKLANIAGQIVVGKVGTAPIERFELLQYIAKDESNGKLMSAEDAATRISEWKKKGEKVIFTNGCFDIFHAGHVDSLTRSRALGSRLVVGLNSDASIRILKGLSRPVNREAERVRVLSAISDVDLIVIFDEETPEKLLSILRPDVISKGGDYKPEEIAGRQYAKEVVILPLIEGLSTTKIIERMNNDGEK
- a CDS encoding glycosyltransferase family 9 protein codes for the protein MLKNKKKGIPKAEDKFLWVRFSALGDVLQALSAVFLIKEKFPEIKISFLTTEPYMKIVESQPYIDEVLIGQKKPWKTLIKTAKKIRNNQFKFVASTYKGSHMTFLNILAGVKNRLGDSVSFPFFQTQNIYSWAELNGIDLYNREKPSIFATEESIAFAKDLFLPYEGKKKLFAAIGAGIVSKRWPHEKWIEFLPPLISDGWQIVLNGHGEEERLFAEAIIDEIGSDSILNLVNRLDFLKMAAVVRECDMAIGNDTGPLHMASLSGIPTLGIFDYIQPAEVGYAMPWFACVVSRNEPLQTFYAKKRCQSVLAEISSDKVRRAFDFLAEKFLY
- a CDS encoding HAD family hydrolase gives rise to the protein MGRAQGKEKAAIFLDRDGTIIELKDYLRSFKDIVLIPTAVEALKIFKKAGYLLIVTTNQSGVARGYFTEDFVREANAKIADLFSEQGVKIDSFYYCPHHPDYPKEPEKEICDCRKPKTGMIMNAMADFPINLADSWVIGDNISDMEMAINAKIKSALVKTGYGKEVISNYPKDLKMPDIVADDIYQAAKLITAESGENK